DNA sequence from the Streptomyces cinnabarinus genome:
CGCGTTGTTCTGCGTGACGGCCGTGGCGGGGAAGACCCCCGAGCCCCCACCACGGCCGCGGAAACTTCTTCCGGTGGTTACGCGAGTCCGGCCCGCTCCAGGGCCTCGGTGCCGGCCCGCAGCGAGGCGAGGCGCTCGTCGAGGGTGAAGCCCGCGGGGGCGAGCGTGAGGCTGGTGACCCCGGCCGCCGCGTAGGCCTTCATCCGGTCGGCGATCCGGTCCACGGAACCGAGCAGGGTGGTGGAGTCGATCAGGTCGTGCGGTACGGCCGCGGCGGCGCCCTGCTTGTCGCCGGAGAGGTACTTGTCCTGGATCTCCGCGGCTTCCTTCTCGTACCCCATGCGCTGGGCGAGCTGGTTGTAGAAGTTCTGCTTGCGGCTGCCCATGCCGCCGACGTACAGGGCGGTGTAGGGGCGGAAGGTGTCGGCGAGTGCCGTCACGTCCTTGTCGTCGCCCAGGGCGAGCGGCACGGTGGGGCAGACGTCGAATCCGTCGAGGGTCTTGCCGGCCTTCTCCCGGCCCGCGCGCAGGTACTTGATCGCCGTGTCCTCCAGGTGCTCGGCGGAGGGGAAGATCAGCAGCGCGCCGTCGGCGATCTCGCCGGTCTGTTCGAGGTTCTTCGGGCCGATCGCGGCGATGTACAGCGGGATGTGCTCGCGGGTGGGGTGCACGGTGAGCTTGATGGGCTTGCCGGGGCCGCCGGGCAGCGGCAGCGTCCAGTGCTCACCGTCGTGACTGAGGCGCTCGCGGCTCATCGCCTTGCGGACGATCTCGACGTACTCGCGGGTGCGGGAGAGCGGCTTGTCGAACTTGACGCCGTACCAGCCCTCGGAGACCTGCGGTCCGGAGACGCCGAGGCCGAGGCGGAAGCGGCCGCCGGAGAGGGAGTCGAGGGTGGCGGCGGTCATCGCGGTCATCGCCGGCTGGCGGGCCGGGATCTGGAAGATGGCCGAGCCGACGTCGATGCGCTCGGTCTTGGCGGCGACCCAGCTGAGCACGGTGGCGGCGTCCGAGCCGTAGGCCTCGGCGGCCCAGCAGACGGCGTAGCCGAGGCGGTCGGCCTCCTGGGCGACGGCGAGGTTGTCGCCGTCCATTCCGGCACCCCAGTAGCCGAGGTTGATCCCGAGCTGCATGGCCGATTCCCCTTACTGATCAGTAACGTCCCTGTTCCCGAGACCTTAGCGCGGTGACGGCCCTGGCGGGGAGGGTGGCGGGGTGCGGCGCGAGCGCTCATTTCGTTGACCGGGAAACTGGTTATCCACAGGCACCCACGCGGAAGGCTCTGGCCAGTAATCTCGGCGTTCATGGAGCAGAGGCATCTCGGCCGGACCGGCCTTCGTGTGTCCCGTATCGGACTCGGCACCCTCACCTGGGGCAGGGACACCGACGAGCACGACGCCGCGGACCTCTTGAAGACGTTCTGGGAAGCCGGCGGGACGCTCATCGACACGGCGGACGTGTACGGCGACGGGGAGGCCGAGTATCTGCTCGGGCAGCTCATGGAAGGGCTGGTGCCGCGCCGGGACCTGGTCATCTCGACCAAGGCGGGCAGCGTGCCCGACCCGGACCGCCGGTTCGACGGCTCCCGGGGGCATCTGCTCGCCGCCCTGGACGCCTCGCTGGCCCGGCTCGGCACCGAGTACGTCGACCTGTGGCACATCCACGCCTTCGACCCGGACACCCCGCTGGAGGAGACCCTCCAGGCCCTCGACATCGCGGTCAGCAGCGGCCGGGCGCGGTACGCGGGCGTCTCCAACTTCTGCGGCTGGCAGCTCGCCAAGGCCGCGACCTGGCAGCTGGCGGCGCCGGGCATACGGACCCGGCTGGCCAGTACGCAGCTGGAGTACTCGCTGCTCCAGCGGGGCGTGGAGCGCGAGGTGCTGCCCGCCGCGCTGGACCTCGGCATCGGGCTGCTGCCGTCCTCACCGCTCGGGCGGGGCGTGCTCACCGGCAAGTACCGGGCCGCCGCTGCGCCACCCGACTCCCGGGGCGCGTCCGAGCACTTGGCGCCCTTCGTCGCGCCGTATCTCGACGACACCGCGAGCCGGATCGTGGACGCGGTGCAGACCGCGGCGGACGGACTCGCGGTGACCCCGCTCCAGGTGGCCCTCGCCTGGGTGCGCGACCGGCCGGGGGTGACCGCGCCCATCATCGGCGCGCGCAACGCGCAGCAGCTCACGGCGGCATTGTCAGTGGAGGCCCTTAGTCTTCCTGACGAGATCTGCCGGGCGCTCGACGATGTGTCGGCGCCCGTGCACCGCTATCCCGATCACGACTGGAGCACGCTGTGAGCACGGAGCCCGAGACCACGGAGCCGGAGATCACGGGGAACCCCGAACCGGGGGCACCGGGCGCGTCCGAGGGTGACGAGGGCCCCGCGTCCGAGGGCGCCCAGGGGGCCGAGGGCGGCGCTTCCGGTGAGGGCGCTCAGTTGTCCGAGGCCGGGGCCGAGCTGGCGGCGCAGCGGGTCGAGCGGGAGCGGATCGCGCGGCGGAAGGCCGAGAAGGCGGGGCCGGTCGAGGCCGGGGGCAAGCTCAGCGGGACGGCCGCGGATCTGCTGGCCGCCGTACGGGCCGTGGAGGGCGGCGCCAAGCCCGCGGCCACCGTCTTCGCCGAGCCCGAGCCCGCACCCCGGCGGTCCGCCCAAGAGCCGGGGCGCCGGGCGCAGCCCGTGGTGGCCGAGGCACCGGCGGCGCCCGCGGCCGAGGCCGTGGCGGGTGTGGCGCAGGTACTGGCCGAGGGCGGCGCCCCGGGCACGCTGGCGCCCCAGGTCGCCGCCGCGCTCGGTGAGGGCGCGGACGAACAGTTGCGGGCGGATCCCTGGCAGTTGCTGCGGGTCGGCGGGGTACGGCCGGAGCAGGCCGACGGGTTCGCGCGGGCGCTGCTGGGCGCCGAGTGCGGTCCGGACGACGAGCGGCGGGGCCGGGCGCTGACCGTCTGGCTGCTGGAACAGGCGGCCGTGGCGGGGCATACGGCGCTGGAACTGCCGACGCTCACCGCCGCGCTGGCCCGCCAGGGGGTGCCCGACGCGGACGCCGCCGTCGAGCACACGCTCGCGGAGGGCGAGGCGCTGGCCTTCCAGGACGCGCTGGATGACGCTCCGGCGGCGGGCGACGCAGGGGGCGAGGAGGGTGAGGAGCGGCCCGTCCGGGTGCTCGTCGGGCTCGAGCGGTACGCCCTCGCGGAGGAGAGCCTCGCCGACGGTCTGGGGCGACTGATCAACTCCGTGCCCAAGCAGGACGGTTCGGCGGGCGCCTGGGACGAGGCCGCCGCCTCGGCCGGGGGTTCCGCGGGCGAGCTGATCCGCGCGGTCGCCGGGCACGCCCTGGTCCTGCACACCGGCGGCGCGGCTTCGCTTGCCGAACCGGCGGCACTGCTGCGCGCGGCGCACGGCATGGGCCTGCGCGCCTGGGCCGCGGCCCACAGCCCGCTGGGCCGGAGCGACTTCGCGAAGCTCCTGGAGGTGGACGCGGGCGACAGCCCGCCGACCGGTCCGCTGTCCGGCATCGGAACCGTCACCCTCGCCGGCCTGCTCTCCGGTGCCGAAGGGCCGGGGCGGGACGTGGACGGGGCGCTGGATCTCGATCTGCTGGTCGTGGTCGACGCACCGCAGCTGGACGTCGAGGCGGCCGCTCTGGTCGTGGAGTCGCTGGCGGACGGGGCGCGGCTGGTGCTGGCCGGGGATCCTGGGGTGCTGTGGTCGGCGGGGGCCGGGCGGGTGTTCGCGGATCTGCTGGCGGCCCGGGTCTGTCCGCAGGTCGCGTCCCGGCGGCCGGATCCCGGACCCATCGGCGAGCTGATCTCCGGCATCGGCATCGGTGAGCTGAACCAGGTCGAGGCGCCCGGCAAGGAGGTCGTGATCGTGCCGGTGCGGGACGCGGGCGAGGCCGTGCACCGGACCGTGCAGCTCGTCGCCGACTCGGTGCCGCGCGCGATCGGGGTGCGGCCCGAGGACACCCAGGTCATCACGCCGGGACACGGCGGTGCGGCCGGTACCCGTGCGCTCAACGCGGCGCTGAAGGAACGGCTCAATCCCGGCCCCGGCCGCTTCGCCGGCTTCGACCCCGGGGACCGGATCGCCTACTCCCCCGCACCTGGCCGTACGCTGCCGGGCCGGGTCGTGAAGGCCGACGCCGACGGGCTGCACCTGTCCTGTGCGGGCGAGGCCGTCGTCGTACCGAAGGAGCGGGTGGAGCAGTGCGTGCGGCACGGGTGGGCGCTCACCGCGCATCAGGCCGTCGGCGGACGCTGGCCCGCGGCCGTGGTCGTGCTGCCCGGTGACGCGGCGGGGGCGCTCAGCCGGCCGTGGGTGTACACGGCGTTCGGCCGGGCGGAGCGGCATCTGTCCGTGGTGCACGGCGTGGAGCAGGCGCTGCCCCGGGCCGTGGCCGAGGTCCCGGCCAAGCCCAGGACGACCCGCCTCCCAGCACTGCTGATCCCGCAGCCGGGCCAACCCGCCTAGGGGCCCGGGGAACTGCGCGACCAGCCACAACGAAACCCGCGCACGACGGCGCAACCGTGCAAAAGGCGACGGCGCTCACGGAGAACTCCGTGAGCGCCGTCGCCCGAGCCCAGCGCTAGCGTTCCGCGTCCAGCGGCTCCAGATCCTCGTCCTCGTCGTCCTCCGCCACGTCCTCCGCGTCCAGCTCGTCGTCGAAGACCGCGCTGACGTCGAAGCGGCAGACCACCCGCTGCGGATCGATCTGCTCGAACGGCGCCTCCAGCCAGTCGCCGGGGTCGGCCGGTTCGTCGGCGGCGGTCACCCACAGCGTGGAGTCGCCCTCCTCCAGGCCGAACTCCTTGTGCCGGGAGGCGATCTCGTCCGGCTCGAACTCGCCGAACAGAATGCCCAGCGCGCCGTGGACCGTGCCCGACGCCTCCCCGTCCGTGTCGTAGTCCGCGGCCTCGACCCGCTCCGCCTGCGCCAGCAGCCGCTGCGGTTCCACCACGGCGTAGTCGCGCCGGATCAGCACGCTCACCGCGTTCGGCTCCTCGGGACCCGCGTACGGCGGCAGGCCGTCGTCGGTGCCGGGGATCTCGAAGGGTGTGACCTCGTCGTAGCGGTCGTAGAGCAGCTCGTCGTACGCCTCGGCGGCCGTGGCCAGCTGGTTGAACGCCTCGTAGACGGCCGGGTCGTCCTCCCCCGACCGGCGTTCGACCGCGGCGAGATGGCGGTCGAGCGCGGTCTTGACCGCCTCGGCGGCGGCGCGTACCTCGGCAGCGGTGGGCTGCGCAGCATCAGACATAGTGCAGACGCTATCCGTACCGGGCCCCAGCCCGCACAATAGATGCGATGCCGGAATACGAATTTGTCGACGTGTATGTACCGCGCGGGGTTTCCCGCAAGGACGCCACACGCCTGCTGACGGACCATGCCGAGTACGGACACTGGGAGTTGGACCGACTGAGCCTGCTGCGCGACGGAAGCCGCAGGGTGCGGCTGCGCCGCAGGATCATCCGCCAGGTGCGCGCCACTTGGTGAAAGCAGACAAAGACGGAGCGGGCCCCGCCACCACGGCGGGGCCCGCTCCGTTGTACGCGGTGTCTCAGGCCGAGGCCCGCGCCTTGCGGTACAGCACCGCGCCCGCCAGCAGCGCCCCCGCGCCCGCGGGGAGGACGAGGCCCAGCGGAAGCTCACTGCCGGTGGCGGCGAGCCGGCCGAGACCGTCGGGCTCGGTGACGGACCCGGCTCCCGGCAGGTCGGCCCGCGGGGTGCCGTCGGGTGTCACATCGCCCGAGGTGGACGGGGTGCCCGGGGTTCCGGGACGAGACGTGCCGTCCGGATTGTCGCGATCACTCGGGTTGTTCGGGTTACCCGGATGGCTCCCGGAGTCGCCCGGGTGCTCCGGGCCGCCGGGACCGCCCGGGTGCTCCGGCCCTCCCGGACTGCCGGGCTGTTCCGGCGCCCCCGGAGGATTCCCGTACCCGTCGCCGTCGTCCCCGGATCCGCCTCCGTTCCCGCAGTCATTGCCGGTGGCCCCATTGCCCACCCCGACAACATTGACGCTGTTGCCGCAGACATTGACCGGCGCATGGACGGGCACCTGGACATGGTTGCCGGATGCCACACCGGGCGAGTCCGAGGCGTACCCGCCGGAGTGCGCGCCCCCAGAGCTCCCGGAGCCTCCGGAAGCCCCGGCGCCCCCGGAGCGCACCGAGTGATTGACGCACGTGTTGCCGACCGCCGGGTTGAGCACCCCGACGACGTCGACCGTGTTGCCGCAGGCGTTGACCGGCGCGTGCACCGGCGCCTGGACCGTGTTGCCCGACAGCACTCCGGGCGAGTTCGAGCTGGATCCGCTCGCGCCGGAGTCGGCCTGGGCGGCCCCTCCCGCGGCGGCGATCACGCCGGTCGCGGCCGCCACGGTCATCAGGCCCTTGCGGGTGACCTGTCGCATTGCTGAATTCCCTGCCTTCCCCCACAACTGACCCACACGAAAAGACCGGTCGGTCCCGGAGCGCATGGCACGCGCTCCGGGACCGACGGCGTGGAACGAAACCTCAGAAAGGCAGCGTCACTTGTTCACGCAGGTGTTGCCGAAGGCGGGGTTCAGCAGCCCGATCACGGAGATCGTGTTGCCGCACACGTTCACCGGGATGTGCACAGGAACCTGGACCACGTTGCCGGACAGGACACCCGGGGAGTGCACGGCGGCACCCTGGGCACCGGAGTCGGCGACGGCCAGGCCGGCACCCGCGAGAACCAGACCACCGGTGGCAGCCGCAGCGGCGACGATCTTCTTGATCATTATTCCTCCTTGTTGGCAATGCGATCCCAAGTAGCGGATCGCATCAGCAGTAACGAGGAGGGAGTAATGGAGCTACGAGCTTATCGTCGCATTCACTCTTCTCAGTCAATTCCGCACGGGCGGCCGATTAGTGAAGTTTCGTTTCAGTGGACCAATTCGGGACGACTTCAGGACGCGTCGAGGAACCGGTCGAGCACCCGCACACCGAACTTGAGACCGTCCACGGGCACCCGCTCGTCGACCCCGTGGAACATGCC
Encoded proteins:
- a CDS encoding LLM class F420-dependent oxidoreductase; amino-acid sequence: MQLGINLGYWGAGMDGDNLAVAQEADRLGYAVCWAAEAYGSDAATVLSWVAAKTERIDVGSAIFQIPARQPAMTAMTAATLDSLSGGRFRLGLGVSGPQVSEGWYGVKFDKPLSRTREYVEIVRKAMSRERLSHDGEHWTLPLPGGPGKPIKLTVHPTREHIPLYIAAIGPKNLEQTGEIADGALLIFPSAEHLEDTAIKYLRAGREKAGKTLDGFDVCPTVPLALGDDKDVTALADTFRPYTALYVGGMGSRKQNFYNQLAQRMGYEKEAAEIQDKYLSGDKQGAAAAVPHDLIDSTTLLGSVDRIADRMKAYAAAGVTSLTLAPAGFTLDERLASLRAGTEALERAGLA
- a CDS encoding aldo/keto reductase, whose translation is MEQRHLGRTGLRVSRIGLGTLTWGRDTDEHDAADLLKTFWEAGGTLIDTADVYGDGEAEYLLGQLMEGLVPRRDLVISTKAGSVPDPDRRFDGSRGHLLAALDASLARLGTEYVDLWHIHAFDPDTPLEETLQALDIAVSSGRARYAGVSNFCGWQLAKAATWQLAAPGIRTRLASTQLEYSLLQRGVEREVLPAALDLGIGLLPSSPLGRGVLTGKYRAAAAPPDSRGASEHLAPFVAPYLDDTASRIVDAVQTAADGLAVTPLQVALAWVRDRPGVTAPIIGARNAQQLTAALSVEALSLPDEICRALDDVSAPVHRYPDHDWSTL
- a CDS encoding helix-hairpin-helix domain-containing protein; this translates as MSTEPETTEPEITGNPEPGAPGASEGDEGPASEGAQGAEGGASGEGAQLSEAGAELAAQRVERERIARRKAEKAGPVEAGGKLSGTAADLLAAVRAVEGGAKPAATVFAEPEPAPRRSAQEPGRRAQPVVAEAPAAPAAEAVAGVAQVLAEGGAPGTLAPQVAAALGEGADEQLRADPWQLLRVGGVRPEQADGFARALLGAECGPDDERRGRALTVWLLEQAAVAGHTALELPTLTAALARQGVPDADAAVEHTLAEGEALAFQDALDDAPAAGDAGGEEGEERPVRVLVGLERYALAEESLADGLGRLINSVPKQDGSAGAWDEAAASAGGSAGELIRAVAGHALVLHTGGAASLAEPAALLRAAHGMGLRAWAAAHSPLGRSDFAKLLEVDAGDSPPTGPLSGIGTVTLAGLLSGAEGPGRDVDGALDLDLLVVVDAPQLDVEAAALVVESLADGARLVLAGDPGVLWSAGAGRVFADLLAARVCPQVASRRPDPGPIGELISGIGIGELNQVEAPGKEVVIVPVRDAGEAVHRTVQLVADSVPRAIGVRPEDTQVITPGHGGAAGTRALNAALKERLNPGPGRFAGFDPGDRIAYSPAPGRTLPGRVVKADADGLHLSCAGEAVVVPKERVEQCVRHGWALTAHQAVGGRWPAAVVVLPGDAAGALSRPWVYTAFGRAERHLSVVHGVEQALPRAVAEVPAKPRTTRLPALLIPQPGQPA
- a CDS encoding DUF5703 family protein codes for the protein MPEYEFVDVYVPRGVSRKDATRLLTDHAEYGHWELDRLSLLRDGSRRVRLRRRIIRQVRATW
- a CDS encoding chaplin — encoded protein: MRQVTRKGLMTVAAATGVIAAAGGAAQADSGASGSSSNSPGVLSGNTVQAPVHAPVNACGNTVDVVGVLNPAVGNTCVNHSVRSGGAGASGGSGSSGGAHSGGYASDSPGVASGNHVQVPVHAPVNVCGNSVNVVGVGNGATGNDCGNGGGSGDDGDGYGNPPGAPEQPGSPGGPEHPGGPGGPEHPGDSGSHPGNPNNPSDRDNPDGTSRPGTPGTPSTSGDVTPDGTPRADLPGAGSVTEPDGLGRLAATGSELPLGLVLPAGAGALLAGAVLYRKARASA
- the chpH gene encoding chaplin ChpH codes for the protein MIKKIVAAAAATGGLVLAGAGLAVADSGAQGAAVHSPGVLSGNVVQVPVHIPVNVCGNTISVIGLLNPAFGNTCVNK